GCGAGAGGGTGATCAAGGGCTGGCGCCTGTGCCCGTACTGCGGGAACATGCTGGGGACGCTCCCCGAGCCGTTCCGACCCGAGGACGCGGCCTGAGGCGGTGCGATCCGAGGCGCGCGGGGTCGTGCTCGCGGGGTACAAGCCCGTATCGGGCCATCGCAGGGAGGAGAGCGACGTGGCCGAGGTCGACATCCGCACCACCGGTATGCACTGCCACTCGTGCATCATGCTCATACAGATGAACGTGGGAGACCTCGAAGGGGTCGAGAAGGTCGAGGCGGACCTGGCCTCCGGCGTCACTCACGTCCTGTACGACCCCGACAGGGTGACGGTCGAGCAGATCGTCAAGGAGATCGAGTCGACCGGG
Above is a window of Coriobacteriia bacterium DNA encoding:
- a CDS encoding heavy-metal-associated domain-containing protein, with the translated sequence MRSEARGVVLAGYKPVSGHRREESDVAEVDIRTTGMHCHSCIMLIQMNVGDLEGVEKVEADLASGVTHVLYDPDRVTVEQIVKEIESTGYGAQPL